From the Bacteroidales bacterium genome, the window GCAGTTTGGATTAAGATACGAGAAAGGAACTTCGATATTTAAGGGTAAGATAAATTATTACGACAGCGAAAAACTCAAAAATACTATCCCGCATGATTTTCCTCTTCTTGGTTCGCAATTGTCTTACAAGCCTCTGAAATGGTTGTTAATGTATGTGGGTTATTCACAAGCGTATCGTCCTGTTTTAATGAAGGACATTGTGCCAGCATCATCTCAAGAAATGGTCGACAAAAATCTTAAGGATGTTCGTGGGCATGTAGCTGAAGCTGGTGTCAAAATCGTCCTACCTTATTTCAAGGGAGAAATAACTTATTTTGACATATTGTATAAAAACAGGATGGGGTCCATAGTTCAGGAAGACTCTATGAACAACGTATATATCTTTAAAACCAATGTTGGTGATTCTAGAAATAAAGGGATTGAATTATTTGGCCAAATTGACTATCATTTTACTCAGAAGTTTAAAGCTTTGGCATTTACATCCATTTCATATTTAGATGCTCGTTACATTTCTGGTATTTTAAGGAAAGGTAATCAAAACGTCAATATAGCAGGTAATCGAGTTGAATCTGCTCCGGAATGGACTGTACGTTCAGGCTTCCTATTTTCTTACAAAAAACTGTCTTTGCAATTGATTTATACGTATGTGGACGAAACTTTTGCTGATCCTTTCAATACGGTTGAACCCAATGTCAGTGGTACGGTGGGGTTAGTTCCTCTTTATCGTTTGTGGGACGTATCCCTTTCAGCAGAGCTTAGCAAAAACGTCACTTTTCTTATGCAAATTAATAATTTGCTTGATGAAAAATATTTCACAAAACGTCCACAATTTTATCCTGGCCCTGGAATTTGGCCATCTGAAGGGCGTACGTTGAGATTTACTTTGCATGTTAAAACTTAAAATGATGAACAGTGGGAAAAGGTTCAATCGTCCGTATATTACCATAGTTGTAATATTTCTCTTAACATTTGCATACGCTTTTATTCGTTACGTGACATTTGGCAACATGACCCCGGAAAATATTCCTCTAGTTATCACGAATAAAGCCATTGCTTTTACTTTGCCGTTTATTTTTCTTATATTGTCGATAAAATATGCTAACAACCGTACAGTAGATCAAACAAATCATGATGCTTTACGACAAATGTCGTTTTTTCATATTATTTTGTCCATTCTTATACTTTCAAAAGATCTTCTGCCGAAATTTATCTCCAATGATTCATATTCATTTGATGGAAGTTTTTCTCTTCTTGGTGGGATCATCACTTATTTTTTGGTGCGTGGACTGAAAAATTATCAAACAATGCTTATTTTTTCACTGTTTTTAAAACTTCATATTTTTTTCATCGGATATAAAAATTGGCTAAATCCCTCCGTCTGGTTTGGTTACTTGCCACCAATTACCATGATCTGTTTCATACTTTTGATTGTGGCTGATGTAATTTTGGTGAGGAGTTATGTACGAATAAGGCAAGAATAAAATCTTTTTAATATTGATCTTATCGAGTTTAGTACGAACAAAGTTGATTGGGCTGTTGATGCAGGGTTATTGCATTTTATTCGTACAAATTAAGTGTAGAATTTATACTAGTTCGAATTTTTTAAGGTCTTCTTCGACTGTGCTAGTGGTGTTAATTTGAAATTTTTCTTGGAGGATTTTGAGAACGTTTGGGCTCAAGAAAGCAGGTAAGGTGGGACCAAGGTGAATGTTTTTCACTCCTAAATACAGAAGTGCCAACAATACGATAACAGCTTTTTGTTCGTACCATGCAATATTATAAACGATGGGGAGTTTGTTGATATCGTCGAGACCCAGGACTTCTTTTAGTTTTAGAGCAACAGCTGCAAGCGAATAGGAATCGTTGCATTGTCCGGCATCCAATACACGTGGAATTCCGTCAATGTTACCGAGAGGAAGTTTAATATAACGATATTTAGCACAACCTGCGGTTAGAATCACGGTATCAGGGGGAAGTTTTTGTGCAAATTCTGTATAGTATTGTCGTTCTTTATGGCGTCCGTCACAACCAGCCATCACAACAAATTTTTTAATTTTCCCTGAATTTACGGCTGCGAGAACTTTATCGGCTAACGATAAGACTTGATGGTGAGCAAAACCACCTACGATCTGACCTTCTTCGAGTTGTAATGGTGGTTGGCATTGTTGTGCATGCCTGATAATTTGACTAAAGTCTTTAGATTTACCATCTTTTCTGTTCGGGATGTATGTAGCGTTTGGTAATCCGGTTGCACCTGTAGTATATATGCGATCTTTGTAACTAGCATTTTCAAAAGGAGGAACAATGCAATTGGTAGTGAAAAGAATAGGTCCGTTGAATTTTTCAAATTCTTCACGTTGTTGCCACCATGAATTACCGTAATTTCCAGCAAAATGGGTATATTTTTTAAAAAAGGGATAATAATGAGCTGGTAACATTTCGCCATGAGTGTATATATCAATACCAGCATCTTTGCTTTGCTCAAGTAGTTCTTCTAGATCGATCAGATCATGTCCGGAAACTAAAATTCCAGGACGATTTCTCACACCTAATGAAACCGTAGTGACTTCAGGATGGCCATATCGGTTCGTGTGAGCCTCGTCAAGCAAAGCCATCGTGCGAACCCCTTTCTCACCACATTCTAAAATTAGAGTAAGTAGTTCATCGTTTGAAAGATTATTTTTTTCTAGCGATGTAAAAACGCGATGTATGAAATGAAAAATTTCCTTATCGCTTTTTCCTAAGTGTAAAGCATGATATGCATAAGCCGCCATTCCTTTGACTCCATACATGAGAGTTTCCCTTAATGATCGATGATCTTCATCATAATCTGTGTTAACACCATGTAATTGTCCAATTTTCAAAATTTCTTCATCTGACGTGGCAATCCAAAACGAAGAAGCAGGTAGTTGTTCAAGTGAAAAAGAAGGATCGACATCTTGTAATTTGTTCAAAGCTGTCTTTTTCAACTCAAATGAACGATAAATAGAATTTATAATTGACTGAGGATCAAAATTGACGTTAGTTACTGTTTTAAACAACGACTCTAAAATGAATTCATCGTATATTTGAGTGGGAACATCAAGTTTGTTGAGATGGTAAAGGATATTGCTTAGCCCTTTAACAGAATAGATTAGAGCATCCATAAGTATCGCCAATTCAGAGTCTTTTCCACATACTCCTTGGGTAGTACAACCAATCCCCTTGGCTGCTTCTTGACATTGATAACAAAACATATTTGTTTTCATATATTTGGTATTTATATACCAAAATTATTATTATTTTAATTTTGTAATCACAAAATGATAATTATCATATTTCTATGTTGTTAACGCTATTTACTTCTTTGTGGTCAACACCGATATTTTTAATTAGAGCATTTTTTTATTTTTTTAAAATTGTTTGATCGTAATCGTCAGAACTATTTCGATGTAGCTGGAATTTTTTTTGTTTTTTTTGGTAACAATAGTTACATTTGTAAAAAAATTATGAAAAAAGGGGTTTGGGTCTTTCTTTTTTTTCAAGTGGTATTGCTTTATTCTCAAGGAATTTGCATATCAAATAATGTCTCCACTCCTGATGCTTCTGCTATGTTGGACGTGGTAGCTACAAATAAAGGGATTCTGATACCGCGCGTTGCACTCGTACAAACCACCAATTCAAGTCCTGTAACTTCACCAGCTACTAGTTTATTGGTGTATAACACGTCGAATGTAAACGATGTTACACCAGGATATTATTACTGGAATGGAGCGAGATGGGTTCGCTTGCTAGGTGATGATAAAGCATGGTTATTAAGTGGTAACAGTATTTCTTCATCGGATTTTATTGGAACCCTCAATAACATGGATTTCAGAATTTTTACGAATAATTCTGAAAAAATGCGTGTCACAGCAGGTGGAAACGTAGGTATTGGGACTACTAGTCCTGTTGAAAGGCTGCATGTTTTTTCAGATTTAAACGTAGACAAAAGTGTTGTGTATGGATACGCTACTCAAACATCTACTTCTACTGATTATAGAAACGTGGGAGCTCAAGGATTTGCTCGTGGTGCTAATTCTACATGGGGTAATGCCATTGGCATAGCTGGTATTGCAGATAAAGATAACAGCTGGAGAGCCATAGGAGTTTATGCTACATTGGCCAATTCTCTTCCTTCTACCTTTAGTTATAACACTGCTCTTTACGCAGATGGTGCGGGAAAGGGTAATTCAGCGTTGTTTATGGGTGGTAGAGTGGGTATTAACAATACATCCCCATCGTATCATTTACATGTAACAGGTTCAGCAAGAATAGATACTTTTCTTGTCGTAGGTAACCCAACGGTATCTACCACTATTCGTCGAGCTAAAAAAGAATTTTATCTTACTAGCACCATAAATGTTCAAAATGGTTACCTTAATTCAGCTTCTTTAGGCACACTTGACATACCTCCTGGTGCAACCAGCATCACAGTGACACGTGTGGTATATGGCTTCAATGGTTATCATCAAGATGCTGATGAACAGCACGGTGTAATGGTAAGAATAGGATCTACAGATTTTGGATCCATATATGAGACCGGTGCCAATGGCTATGCAGGTGTGGATTGGATTAATACTTCCTATCATAATACTTCATTCACTACTAGTCAGAATGTTTATTTCCGAATCTATGATGCTAGTGATTTATTTGATGATAATTTTTATGTGCTGAATGCTTACATTTGCATCTACTATGAATATTCTGTTGCAGCTCAACGTGGAGATATTGTTGCATCAGGAAATATCTATGGACAGGGTATTTATTCCATAGGTCAATATGGCGACTTAGCTGAGCATTATCCCATCATACCAAAGGGAAATGAAATCATTGAGCCAGGACTTCTAGTGAGCTTTGTGCCAGAAAGTGAAGGAATTTTCACTCTAGCCACTCAAGATAATATTCAGCATTTAGCTGGTGTAATTTCGGAAAACCCTACCATTTTACTAAATAATCCATCAGAGGGATATCCCATAGCTTTCACAGGACGTGTAAAGGTAAAACTCGCTCCGTCTGATCGCTTAATCAAAAGTGGTGATTTTATTACTGTTTCTCCCATTCCGGGTAAGGGTCAGTTGGCAACTGAAGAAGGTTATGTTGTTGGTTATGCCATTTCGAATCAAAAACCCGGAGAAGATTTCGTACGTGTTCTTCTACAACCAGGAAGGTATTATAAACCTTCAGTTTCATCGAAAGACAACAAAAAAGGCAAATTTATCTCTCAGTAAGTCAAGTGGGTTGTACTGGACTCGAACCAGTGACCTCATGCGTGTGAAGCATGCGCTCTGAACCACCTGAGCTAACAACCCTTACAGGCAAAAGTAATAATTTTTTTAATTTTAATAAAATATACTTAACCCTATCCGTGGAGAAAGGCAACGACTTAAGTTGACTTCTTGAGGTAAAAATCCTTTTGTTTTGTAAAGCATTCCTAAATTTAAGGATATATAATTAAATGAAGAGATTTTTAGCGCCGGAAAATGATATTGTAATAATCCATCTACAGCAAAGCCAGTAAAAGGTGTCGAAGTGTTAAAAGACAAGTTTTGAGGTTGTTGCCAAATATGTATCTGAGCATCAAGAAAAAAGTGTTTAAAAAGTGGATATTGAGACATACTTATTCCAATAGCGGGAAACCACGTATGTTTGTTTTGGTAGCCGCGAAAATAGGTTGAAATATTCCATTTTTTCCAAGATGACCATATATGTAGTTCAATAAAATCGCCAAAAGGAGCAAGCATGTAACCTAAGCCTAAATTAATATGAGTTCTATTCAAAGTAAAGTATGGTATTCCCACAATTGATGGGTGCAATGCATTGAGGAAAGAACGAAAGCCTATTCTTCTGATAAATCTTTTTTCTTCATTGGTTAAATCATGATACTCAGTGTACCGGTAAAATGTCATATGTGGTCGATAGATATGGCGAGCAAAACTATAAACGTCGTGCCCGACGATATCACGATCAAGTTCATTGGGTTCTTCTTTGATGTTTACCTTTATTTTAAAAAGTCCTGAAGCAAGGTACTGAATCACTGAAATTTTTCTTAATAAGTATGTCCACTGCAAAATAGAATACCTTTCTTGTTGAAATGCCAGAAGGGTTTCGATTTGCTTGAGAAACATGTAGTCAGACTCAAGCCCTGCGGAATGAAGACGAATGTAATCTGGAAGATGTGAATCTCTCAGTCGTTTTAGCGTGCTGTCAGCTACTCCTTTGACGTAGGCCGCGCCATATTTGTTGAAATAGGGTTGAGAAATCGAACCAATTTTATGGCGAGTTAAAATGGAACGATGGCCCTCCTCGTGAGTAAGTGGGATGAAAAAAAGTGCATCGAATAGGATTACGATTGTTGTATTTAAGTCCATTGGTAATTTTACTTTGTTGTATATATATCGACCAAACATGCGGTATAAGGATAAAGCATTTTCATTCATTTGACGCATAGTAAAAAGTAAAGCAGGACGATCCATGAATATGAAAGGATAATTGGCATGTAAGCTATCGTAATTATCCTGAGATGGAGAATTACTATTTGTTGATTCCTGAGGCCATAATATGAAACTCCAAGCAATGGAAAAGAATAAATGAAATAATTTCATTTTTTTTACAAAACTAATTTCATTCTTGCTTATTAAACGACACATTTTTGTTGTAAGTTGAAGCAATTTATGAAACTTTTTTCAATGGAATATGTGTGCAAATCGTAAGGAATTAATTCATTTTAAATTTTTTAATCCATTATTTTTTTCGGTCATACATTTTTAATGCATAGAAGTGGCAATAAAAAAGCCCTCCAGAAGAGGGCTTACATCAACAAATAGGTGTATTCTTATTTTTCTTTTTTAATTGCAGCTTGAGCTGCTGCAAGACGAGCGATAGGAACTCTATAAGGGCTGCAACTTACGTAATCTAGACCAATGTTGAAACAGAATTCGACGGAATTAGGTTCACCACCGTGTTCTCCGCAAATACCGATCTTAAGGTTTGACCTGGTTTTCCTTCCGTTATCAACTGCCCACTTCATGAGTACACCAACGCTTTCCTGATCAATGATCTGGAATGGATCGAAAGGTAACACTTTCTTTTCGAGATATTCTGGCAAGAAAGACCCGATATCGTCACGTGAGAAAGCAAAAGTCATCTGGGTAAGGTCGTTGGTTCCAAAACTAAAGAACTGAGCATATTGAGCTATTTTGCTAGCAACAAGAGCAGCACGAGGTGTTTCAATCATGGTGCCAACAAGGTGAGGAATTTCATTTAGACCAAACTTTTGAAGAACTTCTCCGTATACTTTTTCGATTAATTCAAATTGAAGTTTTAATTCTTTTTCGTTCACTGTAACGGGAATCATAATTTCTGGAAAAGGCTTTTTGCCTTCTTTGATGAGCTCTGCTGCAGCTTCGAAAATAGCTCTAATTTGAACGATAGTAATTTCTGGATAAGTGATACCGAGACGCACACCTCGATGTCCCATCATGGGATTGTTTTCGTGGAGTAATTCGGCACGTTTGTTAATTTCATCTATGGAAACACCTAATTCTTTGGCTAGCTGAATGCGTCCTGCCTCACTTTGAGGAACAAATTCATGTAAAGGAGGATCAAGTGTTCGGATTGTAACAGGATAACCATCCATAGCTTCAAGAGTAGCTTTTATGTCAGCTTTCATGTAAGGAAAGAGTTCGTCCAGTGCTTTCTTGCGCTCTTCTTCAGTGGTACTGATGATCATTTTACGTAGGAGGAATAGAGGTTTTTCGCTTCCGGCTCCATAGAACATGTGTTCCGTACGGAAAAGACCTATACCTTCTGCACCGAATTCAAGGGCTTTCTTAGCATCTTCTGGTGTATCGGCATTGGTACGAACCTTCATTGTTCTGTATTTATCCACCAGTTGCATGAAACGTTTAAAGTTTTCGTTTTCACTACCACTTACAAGTGGCAGAGCTCCTTCGTAAACAATGCCCTTGCTTCCATTAAGCGAAATGGTATCACCTTCTCTGTAAGTGCCAGCTGGAGTTGTCACGGTTTTCTTTTCGACATCGATGTGCAAGTCTCCAGCACCAACGACACAACATTTACCCCATCCTCGAGCAACTAAAGCGGCATGGCTTGTCATTCCTCCTCGGGCGGTTAATATGGCTACAGCGGCACGCATTCCATCGATATCTTCTGGGTTAGTTTCTTCTCGAAGGAGAACTACTTTTTCGCCACGCTTAGTCCATTCAACTGCATCTTGAGATGTGAAAACAATCTTTCCTACAGCACCACCAGGTCCTGCAGG encodes:
- the ppdK gene encoding pyruvate, phosphate dikinase, coding for MDSVKRVYTFGNKQAEGKADMKDLLGGKGANLAEMNLIGLPVPAGFTITTEVCNEYFKYGEEKIKEILLEDVIKGMHHIETIMNCKFGDPDNPLLVSVRSGARTSMPGMMETILNVGLNDMTREGLIKKTNNPRFVYDSQRRLIQMYSDVVMEKAAGIEPEEGKGIRTILEKELEKMKRERGVKEDTELTAEDLKALIEIYRQKVLEVLGKPFPEDPWEQLWGAIFAVFKSWNGKRAVSYRKIEGIPDDWGTAVNVQAMVFGNMGETSATGVAFTRNPATGENYFYGEWLPNAQGEDVVAGIRTPNPINEIGKSEHNKHLPSLEVAMPDVYKELHEIQKILENHYRDMLDIEFTIQEGKLWMLQCRVGKRNGFAAVKIALDMLDEGLIDEKEAILRVKPSQLDELLHPILDEKAQKNAKIIAKGLPAGPGGAVGKIVFTSQDAVEWTKRGEKVVLLREETNPEDIDGMRAAVAILTARGGMTSHAALVARGWGKCCVVGAGDLHIDVEKKTVTTPAGTYREGDTISLNGSKGIVYEGALPLVSGSENENFKRFMQLVDKYRTMKVRTNADTPEDAKKALEFGAEGIGLFRTEHMFYGAGSEKPLFLLRKMIISTTEEERKKALDELFPYMKADIKATLEAMDGYPVTIRTLDPPLHEFVPQSEAGRIQLAKELGVSIDEINKRAELLHENNPMMGHRGVRLGITYPEITIVQIRAIFEAAAELIKEGKKPFPEIMIPVTVNEKELKLQFELIEKVYGEVLQKFGLNEIPHLVGTMIETPRAALVASKIAQYAQFFSFGTNDLTQMTFAFSRDDIGSFLPEYLEKKVLPFDPFQIIDQESVGVLMKWAVDNGRKTRSNLKIGICGEHGGEPNSVEFCFNIGLDYVSCSPYRVPIARLAAAQAAIKKEK
- the hcp gene encoding hydroxylamine reductase, translating into MFCYQCQEAAKGIGCTTQGVCGKDSELAILMDALIYSVKGLSNILYHLNKLDVPTQIYDEFILESLFKTVTNVNFDPQSIINSIYRSFELKKTALNKLQDVDPSFSLEQLPASSFWIATSDEEILKIGQLHGVNTDYDEDHRSLRETLMYGVKGMAAYAYHALHLGKSDKEIFHFIHRVFTSLEKNNLSNDELLTLILECGEKGVRTMALLDEAHTNRYGHPEVTTVSLGVRNRPGILVSGHDLIDLEELLEQSKDAGIDIYTHGEMLPAHYYPFFKKYTHFAGNYGNSWWQQREEFEKFNGPILFTTNCIVPPFENASYKDRIYTTGATGLPNATYIPNRKDGKSKDFSQIIRHAQQCQPPLQLEEGQIVGGFAHHQVLSLADKVLAAVNSGKIKKFVVMAGCDGRHKERQYYTEFAQKLPPDTVILTAGCAKYRYIKLPLGNIDGIPRVLDAGQCNDSYSLAAVALKLKEVLGLDDINKLPIVYNIAWYEQKAVIVLLALLYLGVKNIHLGPTLPAFLSPNVLKILQEKFQINTTSTVEEDLKKFELV